TAAAGTTGACCCCCTCGGCCAGCAAAATAGTCATCGCCTCGATACAGCCGCGCACGGTGTTAACCGTGTCAAAGATCGCCTCTTTGTCCTCTTGGAGGTCTTTGTTGTAGGCCAACGGCAGGCCCTTCATCATCACCAGCAGCCCCTGCAGGTGGCCAAACACGCGCCCCGTCTTGCCCCGCACCAGCTCGGGCACGTCGGGGTTTTTCTTCTGGGGCATGATGCTGGAGCCGGTAGAGCAGCTGTCGTTGAGGGTGACAAAGCTAAACTCCTCCGACGCCCAGAGGATCATTTCCTCCGACAGGCGCGACAGGTGCACCATAATCAGGCTGGCGGCGCAGGCAAACTCAATGGCAAAGTCGCGATCGCTCACCCCATCCAGACTGTTGCCGTAGACCCGCTCAAACCCCAGCAGCTCGGCAGCATACTGGCGATCGATGGGAAAAGTCGTCCCCGCCAGGGCACCGCAGCCCAGGGGCGAAATGTTTACCCGCTTTTGCAAATCGTGGAGCCGTTCCCAGTCGCGCTGGGCCATGTCGAAGTAGGCCAGCAGGTGGTGGGCCAGACTCAGCGGCTGCGCCCGCTGGAGGTGGGTATAGCCCGGAATCAGAGTCTCCACGTGCTCTTCGGCCAGGCTCAGCAGGGTTTGCTGGTACTGGCGCAGCTGGGCCTGGATGGCCTCGATCTGGGCGCGCAGGTAGAGGCGCAGATCGGTGCCCACCTGGTCGTTGCGGCTGCGGGCGGTGTGCAGCTTTTTGCCCACGTCGCCAATTAGCTCCGTCAGCCGCCGCTCCACGGCGAAGTGCACGTCTTCGGCCTCCACGCCGGGGTTGAAGTCGCCCCGGCGGTACTCCTGGCGAATGGTTTCGAGCCCGGTGACGATCGCCTCACCCTCCTCAGGGCTGAGGATCTCAGTTTTGACCAGCATTTTGGCGTGGGCCTCAGAGCCGG
This genomic stretch from Nodosilinea sp. PGN35 harbors:
- the argH gene encoding argininosuccinate lyase; its protein translation is MQTPLPQTWSQRFETALHPAIARFNASIGFDIALIEYDLTGSEAHAKMLVKTEILSPEEGEAIVTGLETIRQEYRRGDFNPGVEAEDVHFAVERRLTELIGDVGKKLHTARSRNDQVGTDLRLYLRAQIEAIQAQLRQYQQTLLSLAEEHVETLIPGYTHLQRAQPLSLAHHLLAYFDMAQRDWERLHDLQKRVNISPLGCGALAGTTFPIDRQYAAELLGFERVYGNSLDGVSDRDFAIEFACAASLIMVHLSRLSEEMILWASEEFSFVTLNDSCSTGSSIMPQKKNPDVPELVRGKTGRVFGHLQGLLVMMKGLPLAYNKDLQEDKEAIFDTVNTVRGCIEAMTILLAEGVNFRVPRLRQAVNEDYANATDVADYLAAKGVPFREAYNLVGKVVKTSLAAGKLLRELTLEEWQAIHPAFEDDIYGAIAPQQVVSARNSYGGTGFEQVRQAIARATQTLGEG